One window of Bacillus alkalicellulosilyticus genomic DNA carries:
- a CDS encoding ACT domain-containing protein, with amino-acid sequence MNLVILDELYSVIKLSTTDDVPSWAGKGEFVSITHTNEELSIVCPTVNVPDDNLIEMEPDWKCIKIEGPLDFSLTGVLSSLATPLAENNISIFAISTFNTDYLLIKLHSVEKAKVVLENAGHVFIKC; translated from the coding sequence ATGAATCTAGTCATATTGGACGAATTATATTCTGTTATAAAATTATCAACAACAGATGATGTACCATCATGGGCAGGCAAAGGGGAATTCGTTTCTATTACACATACTAACGAAGAACTTTCTATAGTTTGTCCTACTGTCAATGTTCCTGATGATAATCTTATCGAGATGGAACCTGATTGGAAATGTATCAAAATAGAGGGACCTTTGGATTTTAGTTTAACAGGAGTATTGTCTTCTTTAGCTACGCCGTTAGCGGAAAATAATATAAGTATTTTTGCTATTTCCACTTTTAATACTGACTATTTGTTGATAAAGCTGCATTCCGTAGAAAAAGCAAAAGTAGTCTTAGAGAATGCGGGTCATGTATTTATCAAATGTTAG
- a CDS encoding RNA polymerase sigma factor encodes MSCTGEEVAEWYSCYSIDIFKYIYLLINDYQQAEDLTQETFVRAYKNYDSFEGRSNPKTWLFSIARNITFDYLRKKKTINVIKELLKRKSVTSPLPEETLQVKEESDYLVTAINKLKKSHRDVIILRKIKGFSIRETSEVLNWTESKVKSTLPRALLSLEKEIQKGGYFCEQSV; translated from the coding sequence GCAGAATGGTATTCATGCTATAGCATTGATATATTTAAATACATTTACCTTTTAATAAATGACTACCAACAAGCAGAGGATTTAACGCAAGAAACGTTTGTTAGGGCATATAAAAACTATGATTCTTTTGAAGGGAGATCCAATCCGAAGACATGGTTATTTAGTATTGCTCGTAATATAACCTTTGATTATTTAAGGAAGAAAAAAACGATAAACGTAATAAAAGAACTTTTGAAACGGAAAAGTGTTACAAGTCCACTACCGGAAGAGACATTGCAGGTAAAAGAGGAGTCCGATTATTTAGTAACAGCTATTAATAAGCTAAAAAAATCTCATAGGGATGTAATTATTTTAAGAAAAATAAAAGGATTTTCTATAAGAGAGACATCGGAAGTATTAAATTGGACTGAAAGCAAGGTAAAGTCTACGTTACCAAGAGCCCTATTGTCTTTGGAGAAGGAGATTCAAAAAGGAGGGTATTTCTGTGAGCAATCAGTTTAG
- a CDS encoding PhzF family phenazine biosynthesis protein, with amino-acid sequence MLYYVIDAFTDTKFGGNPAGVVIHDDLDEKFMQKFAAEVRFSETAFIKKFNNKMFEIKFFTPTSQVELCGHATIASFKALLDSRDVENNNTYYIKTLAGTLSVTLDQSIIMMEQAEPKLGKVFDDFECLSDLFNIDKSQIESENYNLVPQAASTGLWDIMLPIKTKDALYALNPDFKALAEFSKSNNVGGVHAFTLDTKEGIAESRNFCPLYGIDEEAATGTSNGALTYYLFSNHVLWNFNKEYTFLQGYSMGRPSTIITKLVNKENPRVMVGGNAIIVTKGILY; translated from the coding sequence TTGTTATATTATGTAATTGATGCTTTTACAGATACAAAGTTTGGTGGTAATCCTGCTGGTGTAGTGATCCACGATGATTTAGATGAAAAGTTTATGCAGAAATTTGCTGCAGAAGTTCGCTTTTCGGAAACCGCATTTATAAAAAAATTTAACAATAAAATGTTTGAGATAAAGTTTTTCACACCTACTTCTCAGGTTGAACTTTGTGGACATGCGACCATTGCATCCTTTAAAGCTTTATTGGACAGTCGCGATGTTGAAAATAACAATACATATTATATAAAAACACTCGCTGGTACACTATCAGTAACATTGGACCAATCAATTATAATGATGGAGCAAGCTGAACCTAAGTTAGGTAAAGTATTTGATGATTTCGAATGTTTGTCCGACCTATTTAATATCGATAAAAGCCAAATTGAGAGTGAAAATTACAATTTAGTACCTCAAGCTGCAAGCACTGGTCTTTGGGATATAATGCTTCCAATTAAAACAAAGGATGCTTTGTATGCTCTTAATCCAGATTTTAAAGCACTTGCTGAATTTTCAAAGAGCAATAATGTAGGGGGAGTCCATGCATTTACTCTCGATACAAAAGAAGGTATAGCAGAGAGTAGAAATTTTTGTCCACTCTATGGGATTGATGAGGAAGCAGCAACAGGTACTTCAAATGGGGCCTTAACTTATTATCTTTTTAGCAACCATGTATTATGGAATTTTAATAAAGAGTACACTTTCCTTCAAGGGTATAGTATGGGCAGACCTTCTACTATCATTACAAAATTAGTTAATAAAGAGAATCCAAGAGTTATGGTAGGCGGGAATGCAATAATAGTAACAAAAGGGATACTATACTAG